The stretch of DNA GGGTGCTAAGAAAAGTCCTTTCTACAGAGTAGTTGTTGCTGACTCTAGATATCCTAGAGATGGAAGGTTTATTGAAGAGATTGGTACTTATAACCCTATAACAGAACCAGCTCAGATTAACATAGACAGTGAAAAAGCTCAGAAGTGGTTAAAAAATGGAGCTCAACCCACTGATACAGTTAAGTCATTGCTGAAAAAGACAGGCGTTATCTAAGCTTTATAAAATATTAGCCAGTGGTTTCTGCTACATATAAGGGGCTACTCCATATATGTGCATATGTGTAGGATATTTGGAGGTCGTACAATGAAAGAACTACTTGAATTCATAGCAAAATCTCTTGTTGATGAGCCTGATATGGTTTCAGTAAATGAAGTTGAGGGCGAACAGTCCATTATTCTTGAGCTCAAGGTAGCAAAGGATGATATGGGAAAAGTAATTGGAAAACAAGGAAGAATTGCTAAGGCAATAAGAACTGTTGTAAAATCTGCAGCAGTGAAGGAAAACAAAAGAGTTGAAGTTGATATAATCCAATAAAATAGCCTGTATGAACTGTTGAGGATTAACTTCATATATTCTAATACAGTCAAACACTTTAGGCCTCTTACAGGTCTAAAGTGTTTTATTTAGTCATGTGTGTGCTGCACCACTTAATATTAGTCCACTAGAGGAGAAAGCTTATGAATGAATATCTGCAGGTTGGAAAAATAGTGAATACCCATGGGATAAGGGGCGAGGTTAAGGTTATCCCCCTGACAGACGATCCTAGAAGGTATGACGATTTAAAAGAGGTATTTGTCGGCACCGATAATAAAAAAGATATATTTAACATTGAAAATGTAAAGTATTTTAAAAATACTGTTATTATAAAATTTAAAGAGTCTGTTGATATGAACTATGCTGAAAAGCTAAAAGAGATGTTTATATATGTTGACAGAAAAAATGCAGTGAAGCTTCCTGAAGGTAGATACTTTATCTGTGATCTTATTGATTTGGAGGTTTTTGAGCTTGATGGCAACAGGCTTGGAGTACTGAAGGATGTGATTCAGACCGGAAGCAATGATGTTTATGTAGTAAAAACTGCTGAAAATAAAGAGATTCTTATTCCGGCCCTAAAAAGCGTTATCAAGGAAGTATCCATTGAGGATAGATTTATGAAAGTGGAACTTCCTGACGGACTCCTTGATATATATAGATAAAGCTAAATTTCTGTTCAGTATCTACAAAGAAGGGTTGTACTGCCATGCGATTTGATGTTTTGACCCTCTTTCCCGAATCTTTTAATTTGGTTATGTCTGACAGCATAATAGGGAATGCAAGGGAAAAGGGAATCATTGAGATTAACACCATAAATATACGGGATTTTTCCACCAACAAGCATAAAAAGGTTGACGACTATCCATACGGAGGAGGAAGTGGTATGGTAATGACTGTTCAGCCTATTTATGATGCTTTTATGTCCATTGCAGACAGTGTGGGATATAAGCCCTGGACTATATACATGTCGCCTCAGGGAAGGGTGTTTAACCAGCAAATAGCCAAGGAGATTAATGGGCATGGGCATGTGGTGCTATTATGCGGCCACTATGAGGGAATTGATGAAAGGATTATTGAGGAAATAGTTGATGAAGAGATTTCAATAGGCGACTATGTTCTTACAGGAGGAGAACTGCCTGCTATGGTGGTTATTGACTGTGTCAGCCGCCTGGTACCGGGAGTTCTTTCTAGTGAGGATTCATTTACAGAAGAGTCCCATTACAACGGACTGCTTGAATATCCCCAATACACAAGACCTTATGAGTTTATGGGAAGAAAGGTTCCAGATATACTTCTGTCCGGACACCATGCAAATATTGAAAAATGGAGAAAAGAGCAGTCAATTGAAAGGACTCTTAAGAAGAGGCCTGATTTAATGAGTAAGGGAAATATCTGATAGTAGACCATTTTTATCATATGAATTTTAAATTTATTATTTACATAAGTACAAGTTTATGTTATAATACCCTAGTGTGTATTACGGACGGTCCGCTGCAATATGGTGCAAGAACGTCTAGGCAAGGGAGGAGGACGAAAAAATGGATATAATTAAGGCGATTGAAAAAGAACAATTAAAGACTGACCTTCCACAATTAAATGTTGGAGATACAGTAAGAGTACATGTAAAGGTTAAAGAAGGAAATAAAGAAAGACTTCAGGCTTTTGAAGGTACTATAATCGGTAAAAAAGGCGAAGGATTAAAGGAGACTTTCACTGTAAGAAGAATATCTTATGGTGTAGGTGTTGAAAGAATCTTCCCTGTTCATTCACCTAAGCTCGACCATATCGACATAGTTAGAAGAGGTAAAGTAAGAAGAGCAAAACTTTACTACCTGCGTGCAAGATTAGGAAAAGCTGCAAAGGTTAAGGAAAGAATCGGTTAATTTATTAAAATACAAATTAAAAAAAGGGACGAAAGTCCTTTTTTTGATATATAAAAGATTATGAAGTATGCTACGCCACAATTATCGCGACAATAAGAAATATAAAACATACCTGAAGTGATTTTGATCTTATAACTATTGATAAAGATGGGATTTCTTATGGAAAATAATCAAGATTATAATGAAGAAAAAAGTAAAATAGATGAATCAGGGGAAAATATGCCTGCTGTAAAAAATGTGATTCAGTGGATAGGCATAATTATACTTGCTTTGTTCATATCTCTGCTAGTCAGGGGCTATGTTTTTGAGTTTGTGACGGTTGACGGACCTTCAATGCAAAATACCATGTTTTCCGGACAACGTCTTATTGTTTATAAGCTGGGCTATTCAATATCTTTTCCTGAAAGGGGCGACATAGTTGTATTTAAACACAAAGAAGGAACAGGTTCTGTTATTCCTTTTGCGGATAAGATACCAGTTGTAAGGGATATTATACCTAAACAGGGTGAGGAGGATTACATAAAAAGGGTAATAGCAGTTCCGGGTGATAGGGTTGACATAAGGGACGGTGCTATATATATCAATCAAAATAGACTGTCTGAACCCTATGCAATTGGAAGGACTTACGTATATCAAGGGCTTGAGTTTCCAATAGACAGTATACCTGAGGGTAAGCTGTTTGTGGTTGGAGACAACAGGGAAATGAGTTCAGATTCAAGAATGATAGGGCTTATTGATATTGATCAAGTAAAAGGCAAAGCTGTATATAGGATATATCCTATGGACAAAATGGGAATATTAAAATAGAAAGATAAACGACATTAGTAAATTTACGGAGGAGACAATGAATATACAATGGTTTCCGGGGCATATGGCAAAAACAAGAAGGCTCCTGGCAGAAAACTTAAAAATGATAGATGTAGTAATTGAGCTTCTAGATGCAAGAATACCTAGAAGCAGCAAAAATCCCGAGATAGATGAAATAATAAAAGGTAAACCCCGTATAATGGCCTTTAACAAGTCGGACCTTGCGGATGAAAAAGTATCTAGGGACTGGCTGAAACATTTGAAATCGATGGGCTATACCTGTATATTTATTGACTCAATAAAGGGCACTGGAATAAATGAGCTGAAAGCCATGGTAAACGATGCTGTTAAGGACAAAATGGACAGGCAAAAGCAAAAGGGCTATGTGTTCAGGTCGGTTAGGACCATGGTTGTAGGTGTGCCCAATGTAGGAAAGTCATCCTTTATAAATAAAATCGCAGGCAAGGCCAGTGCTGTTACCGGAGACAGACCCGGTGTCACTCGCGGAAAGCAGTGGATCAGAATAAATGAGAAAATTGAGCTTTTGGATACCCCGGGTATTCTCTGGCCAAAGTTTGACGACATGGAGGTTGGCTCAAACCTGGCATTTACCGGGGCTATAAAAGATGATATTTACGATATAGCAGAGGTAGCAGCTGCACTTATGGAAAAGCTTAAAGAAACATACCCTGATAAGCTTGCTGCAAGATACAAGCTGGAGCAATTGGATGACCGATCAGGTCTTGATCTGCTTACTCTGGCAGGCAGAAAAAGAGGATGCCTTATTTCAGGTGGAGAAATTGATCTGTACAGGATTGCTGCCATTGTTTTAGATGAGTTCAGAGGCGGAAAAATAGGCAGAATATCATTGGAAAAAGCTGATGATGTTCGGTCTGAAAAGGAAGTCTGCAAGGATGAAGGTAATACGAAAGAAGGCAGCCTGGATGAAGGTAATATAAAAGAAGAATGTATAGAAGAAGGTGATGAAAATGGCAGCCAGGATGAAGATTAAGGATATTGAGCTTTTGGTTAAGGAGCTTGATGCAGAAGCAGCCCTTAAGAAGCTGTATAATATAAGGGAAGAAACCGGTATGTCCCTTGATAAGCTAATTGTCAAATACCAAAAAAAGAAGGA from Pseudobacteroides sp. encodes:
- the rpsP gene encoding 30S ribosomal protein S16, which encodes MAVKMRLKRMGAKKSPFYRVVVADSRYPRDGRFIEEIGTYNPITEPAQINIDSEKAQKWLKNGAQPTDTVKSLLKKTGVI
- a CDS encoding KH domain-containing protein — encoded protein: MKELLEFIAKSLVDEPDMVSVNEVEGEQSIILELKVAKDDMGKVIGKQGRIAKAIRTVVKSAAVKENKRVEVDIIQ
- the rimM gene encoding ribosome maturation factor RimM (Essential for efficient processing of 16S rRNA), with the protein product MNEYLQVGKIVNTHGIRGEVKVIPLTDDPRRYDDLKEVFVGTDNKKDIFNIENVKYFKNTVIIKFKESVDMNYAEKLKEMFIYVDRKNAVKLPEGRYFICDLIDLEVFELDGNRLGVLKDVIQTGSNDVYVVKTAENKEILIPALKSVIKEVSIEDRFMKVELPDGLLDIYR
- the trmD gene encoding tRNA (guanosine(37)-N1)-methyltransferase TrmD, which gives rise to MRFDVLTLFPESFNLVMSDSIIGNAREKGIIEINTINIRDFSTNKHKKVDDYPYGGGSGMVMTVQPIYDAFMSIADSVGYKPWTIYMSPQGRVFNQQIAKEINGHGHVVLLCGHYEGIDERIIEEIVDEEISIGDYVLTGGELPAMVVIDCVSRLVPGVLSSEDSFTEESHYNGLLEYPQYTRPYEFMGRKVPDILLSGHHANIEKWRKEQSIERTLKKRPDLMSKGNI
- the rplS gene encoding 50S ribosomal protein L19, translating into MDIIKAIEKEQLKTDLPQLNVGDTVRVHVKVKEGNKERLQAFEGTIIGKKGEGLKETFTVRRISYGVGVERIFPVHSPKLDHIDIVRRGKVRRAKLYYLRARLGKAAKVKERIG
- the lepB gene encoding signal peptidase I, with the translated sequence MENNQDYNEEKSKIDESGENMPAVKNVIQWIGIIILALFISLLVRGYVFEFVTVDGPSMQNTMFSGQRLIVYKLGYSISFPERGDIVVFKHKEGTGSVIPFADKIPVVRDIIPKQGEEDYIKRVIAVPGDRVDIRDGAIYINQNRLSEPYAIGRTYVYQGLEFPIDSIPEGKLFVVGDNREMSSDSRMIGLIDIDQVKGKAVYRIYPMDKMGILK
- the ylqF gene encoding ribosome biogenesis GTPase YlqF, whose amino-acid sequence is MNIQWFPGHMAKTRRLLAENLKMIDVVIELLDARIPRSSKNPEIDEIIKGKPRIMAFNKSDLADEKVSRDWLKHLKSMGYTCIFIDSIKGTGINELKAMVNDAVKDKMDRQKQKGYVFRSVRTMVVGVPNVGKSSFINKIAGKASAVTGDRPGVTRGKQWIRINEKIELLDTPGILWPKFDDMEVGSNLAFTGAIKDDIYDIAEVAAALMEKLKETYPDKLAARYKLEQLDDRSGLDLLTLAGRKRGCLISGGEIDLYRIAAIVLDEFRGGKIGRISLEKADDVRSEKEVCKDEGNTKEGSLDEGNIKEECIEEGDENGSQDED